The following proteins come from a genomic window of Triticum aestivum cultivar Chinese Spring chromosome 6A, IWGSC CS RefSeq v2.1, whole genome shotgun sequence:
- the LOC123129097 gene encoding 50S ribosomal protein L9, chloroplastic-like isoform X1 — protein sequence MASPSCASTLPWTAAAAASSPSSAFSSPSRLQTRRAPSLVIVAQGRVKKYRQVILKDDIDEISGKKGDTMKVRAGFYRNFLLPKGKATLLTPDVLKEMQVEQERIEAEKKRVKEEAQQLARVFETIGAFKVPRKGGKGKQIFGRQVLVEQFHRLSCFLQFTSSHRFPLPYTASRRKISSTSSSRSLTGTWTSGWWRSRRSARSGSTSQRSSSTPTSQPR from the exons ATGGCGTCGCCGTCGTGTGCCTCCACGCTGCCctggaccgccgccgccgccgcctcatccCCCTCCTCCGCCTTCTCCTCCCCGAGCCGCCTCCAGACGCGACGCGCCCCGTCGCTGGTCATCGTCGCCCAGGGCAGGGTCAAGAAGTACCGCcag GTCATACTTAAGGATGACATCGACGAGATAAGTGGCAAGAAGGGGGACACGATGAAGGTCCGGGCCGGGTTCTACCGCAACTTCCTGCTCCCCAAGGGCAAGGCCACACTGCTCACCCCCGACGTCCTCAA GGAAATGCAAGTGGAGCAGGAGAGAATCGAGGCTGAGAAGAAGAGG GTAAAAGAAGAGGCACAGCAACTCGCGCGAGTCTTCGAAACCATCGGGGCGTTCAAGGTGCCACGTAAAGGTGGCAAAGGAAAGCAGATCTTCGGGAGGCAAGTCCTAGTTGAACAATTTCATCGTCTATCTTGTTTTCTCCAGTTCACATCCTCACACAGATTTCCTCTGCCGTACACAGCGTCACGGCGCAAGATCTCGTCGACATCATCAAGTCGCAGCTTAACAG GGACGTGGACAAGCGGCTGGTGGAGGTCCCGGAGATCCGCGAGGTCGGGGAGTACGTCGCAGAGATCAAGCTCCACCCCGACGTCACAGCCAAGGTGA
- the LOC123129097 gene encoding 50S ribosomal protein L9, chloroplastic-like isoform X2, with the protein MASPSCASTLPWTAAAAASSPSSAFSSPSRLQTRRAPSLVIVAQGRVKKYRQVILKDDIDEISGKKGDTMKVRAGFYRNFLLPKGKATLLTPDVLKEMQVEQERIEAEKKRVKEEAQQLARVFETIGAFKVPRKGGKGKQIFGSVTAQDLVDIIKSQLNRDVDKRLVEVPEIREVGEYVAEIKLHPDVTAKVRLTVYAK; encoded by the exons ATGGCGTCGCCGTCGTGTGCCTCCACGCTGCCctggaccgccgccgccgccgcctcatccCCCTCCTCCGCCTTCTCCTCCCCGAGCCGCCTCCAGACGCGACGCGCCCCGTCGCTGGTCATCGTCGCCCAGGGCAGGGTCAAGAAGTACCGCcag GTCATACTTAAGGATGACATCGACGAGATAAGTGGCAAGAAGGGGGACACGATGAAGGTCCGGGCCGGGTTCTACCGCAACTTCCTGCTCCCCAAGGGCAAGGCCACACTGCTCACCCCCGACGTCCTCAA GGAAATGCAAGTGGAGCAGGAGAGAATCGAGGCTGAGAAGAAGAGG GTAAAAGAAGAGGCACAGCAACTCGCGCGAGTCTTCGAAACCATCGGGGCGTTCAAGGTGCCACGTAAAGGTGGCAAAGGAAAGCAGATCTTCGGGAG CGTCACGGCGCAAGATCTCGTCGACATCATCAAGTCGCAGCTTAACAG GGACGTGGACAAGCGGCTGGTGGAGGTCCCGGAGATCCGCGAGGTCGGGGAGTACGTCGCAGAGATCAAGCTCCACCCCGACGTCACAGCCAAGGTGAGGCTGACTGTGTATGCCAAGTGA